The Daucus carota subsp. sativus chromosome 9, DH1 v3.0, whole genome shotgun sequence genome window below encodes:
- the LOC108202564 gene encoding uncharacterized protein LOC108202564 isoform X2 produces the protein MLGLAQYSYYCLLICCSNSHNHHPPVPVGGVSEVISDCQPSSQAKDGQLQKPGKHGTEVLWVGSATALKKKRKHYQSFQRNGVKISVHDFVYVLAEEDKPLVAYLDDMYEDSRGNKMVVVRWFHKIDEVDIALPETYNYNDREIFFSLCLQDLNIECVDGLASVLSPQHYQVFLREARHTRFEPFICGMQFENDDVKPFDITQVKGYSEQKIFDYMLPTSPSTNAENFLAKDGLKLDVECNENFTVKPKKRLRLSNKYGACLQPANKSQGLYDATRMDPKLTTGSNDNIVGPDLSVLKQSVPPVSLPPREVVMQKSKALTPGVQIEVQKSTAFSVGGQIEVLCQDSGVRGCWFRALIIKKKSDKVKVRYLDLKDAADEVNNLEEWLLASRAAVPDEWGFRISRRKTVRPAPVHSKHGGEKGGDGLIIKDGTVVDVWWHDGWWEGIVIQKESEDSIHVYFPAEKRESVFCWKDLRPSQEWLGTGWKQMGERQDLLTSMLPKLDRKPDTLIPCQSVVCIDKLQLGFDQEGKLSNSNNTDDKYVARDIVKDDLLEKLKWKTSGKRKRSPNSSRKPFCSETVNRNRVRAFGTRTWEKFFISSSAKVDHENCKNTRESAFSSPVVSPLSNLVLSR, from the exons GATGGTCAATTACAGAAGCCAGGGAAGCATGGTACTGAAGTTCTATGGGTAGGTTCTGCAACGgctttgaagaaaaagaggaAGCATTATCAATCATTTCAACGCAATGGTGTTAAAATATCG GTCCATGACTTTGTTTATGTATTAGCAGAAGAAGATAAACCGCTTGTTGCCTACTTGGATGATATGTATGAGGACTCCAGAGGCAACAAAATGGTTGTGGTACGATGGTTTCACAAAATTGATGAGGTTGATATTGCTTTACCTGAGACTTATAACTATAATGACAGGGagattttcttttctctttgtCTTCAAGATCTGAATATTGAGTGCGTCGATGGATTGGCATCGGTCCTCAGCCCCCAGCATTATCAAGTGTTTTTGAGAGAGGCTAGGCACACACGGTTTGAGCCATTCATCTGTGGTATGCAATTTGAAAATGATGATGTCAAGCCATTCGATATTACTCAAGTCAAAGGCTATAGtgaacaaaaaatatttgactACATGCTTCCTACATCTCCGTCTACTAATGCCGAGAATTTCCTTGCCAAAGATGGTCTAAAATTGGATGTAGAGTGTAATGAAAACTTCACTGTTAAACCTAAGAAGAGGCTTAGGCTTTCTAATAAATATGGTGCATGTTTACAGCCGGCCAACAAGTCTCAGGGACTGTATGATGCAACTCGTATGGATCCTAAATTGACAACTGGTTCAAACGACAATATTGTAGGGCCTGACCTGTCTGTGTTAAAACAGTCTGTGCCTCCTGTTTCTTTACCCCCCAGAGAGGTGGTTATGCAGAAATCAAAGGCTTTAACCCCTGGTGTTCAAATTGAAGTGCAGAAATCAACGGCTTTCTCCGTTGGTGGACAAATTGAAGTGCTTTGTCAGGATAGTGGCGTCAGAGGATGCTGGTTTAGGGCACTGATTATCAAGAAAAAATCAGACAAAGTTAAAGTTAGGTATTTGGATCTGAAGGATGCTGCTGATGAAGTCAATAATTTAGAg GAATGGCTTTTAGCTTCAAGGGCTGCTGTCCCTGACGAATGGGGCTTCCGGATTTCTAGGAGGAAAACTGTTAGGCCAGCACCAGTACACAGTAAACATGGTGGCGAAAAAGGTGGTGATGGACTGATTATAAAAGATGGCACTGTTGTGGATGTGTGGTGGCATGATGGTTGGTGGGAAGGCATCGTAATTCAGAAAGAATCAGAAGATAGTATCCATGTTTACTTCCCAG CTGAAAAACGCGAGTCAGTTTTTTGTTGGAAGGACCTCAGACCTTCTCAAGAATGGTTGGGAACTGGATGGAAACAGATGGGAGAGAGACAAGATCTTCTGACTTCAATGTTGCCCAAACTCGATAGGAAGCCAGATACTCTTATACCTTGCCAGTCTGTAGTATGTATTGACAAACTGCAGCTAGGTTTTGATCAGGAAGGTAAATTATCAAACAGCAATAACACGGATGATAAATATGTAGCACGAGACATTGTGAAAGATGATCTACTGGAAAAATTGAAATGGAAGACTTCAGGAAAGAGAAAACGCAGTCCGAATTCCTCTCGGAAGCCATTCTGCAGTGAGACTGTGAATAGAAATCGTGTCAGAGCTTTTGGAACTCGCACATGGGAGAAGTTTTTCATTTCATCGTCGGCGAAAGTTGATCATGAGAACTGCAAAAATACCAGAGAATCTGCCTTCAGTTCGCCAGTTGTTTCTCCTCTATCGAACTTGGTTTTGTCAAGGTGA